A stretch of Bradyrhizobium sp. AZCC 2262 DNA encodes these proteins:
- a CDS encoding ABC transporter permease — translation MTDLSLATPKSPAEPGRMRRLFRWLAGDLRAALAILVLLVLVIVAIGAPWIAPYAPTAQDANSMLAAPGPGHLLGTDDLGRDIFSRLIYGAPATVYASLLAVGVAILIGLPVGLAAGFFGGWTDDIISRVIDTFLSFPAIVLAIAVTGALGIGLTNGMIAVGIVMFPALARIVRARTLIVRQELYVDASRCFGAPAWHILWKHVLPNALQPVIVQVTLLLAAALLAEASLSFLGLGIQPPNPSWGAMLARAYQYMEIAPEQMYAPGLAILVVSLAFNALGESLRIVLDPTMKDR, via the coding sequence ATGACGGACCTCAGCCTCGCCACGCCGAAATCTCCGGCCGAGCCGGGCAGGATGCGCCGCCTGTTCCGCTGGCTGGCCGGCGATCTTCGCGCGGCGCTGGCGATCCTGGTCCTGCTGGTTCTGGTGATCGTCGCCATCGGCGCGCCCTGGATCGCGCCCTATGCGCCCACCGCGCAGGACGCCAACAGCATGCTGGCCGCGCCCGGGCCCGGACACCTGCTCGGCACCGATGACCTCGGCCGCGACATCTTCAGTCGGCTGATCTATGGCGCGCCGGCCACCGTCTATGCCAGCCTGCTCGCAGTCGGCGTCGCCATCCTGATCGGCCTGCCGGTCGGCCTCGCCGCCGGCTTCTTCGGCGGCTGGACCGACGACATCATCAGCCGCGTCATCGACACTTTCCTGTCATTCCCGGCGATCGTGCTGGCGATCGCGGTCACCGGCGCGCTCGGCATCGGGCTCACCAACGGCATGATAGCGGTCGGCATCGTGATGTTCCCGGCGCTGGCCCGGATCGTCCGGGCGCGTACGCTGATCGTGCGGCAGGAACTCTATGTCGATGCCTCCAGGTGTTTTGGGGCGCCGGCCTGGCACATCCTGTGGAAGCACGTGCTGCCGAACGCGCTGCAGCCCGTCATCGTGCAGGTGACCTTGCTGCTGGCGGCGGCGCTGCTGGCGGAAGCCAGCCTCAGCTTCCTCGGCCTCGGTATCCAGCCGCCCAACCCGAGCTGGGGCGCCATGCTGGCCCGCGCCTACCAGTATATGGAGATCGCGCCGGAGCAGATGTACGCGCCGGGGCTTGCCATTTTGGTTGTATCCTTGGCATTCAATGCGCTTGGCGAATCCCTGCGGATCGTGCTCGATCCGACCATGAAAGACCGTTAG
- a CDS encoding carboxyl transferase domain-containing protein — protein sequence MSFHKLLIANRGEIAIRIARAAGDAGLATVAIHSADDAQSLHVRAADAACEIPGRGARAYLDIEAVISAAKATGCEAVHPGYGFLSENATLARRCIEESIVFVGPSPEALDLFGDKAQAKALARKCGVPVIEGTSGPTSLDEARAFLESLGAGGAIMIKAIAGGGGRGMRTVDDASKLEEAYARCQSEAMAAFGSDGVYVERLIRNARDIEVQIICDHFGAISHLWERECTIQRRNQKLIEVAPSPSLNDALRGRIIDAAKELAAAANYDNLGTFEFLVDNDARTSDQAFAFIEANPRLQVEHTVTEEVLGLDLVQSQLAVAAGATLGSLGLAQAYIPKPRGFAIQLRVNMEVMDETGGTRPTGGTLAMFDLPSGPGVRVDTFGYSGYRTSTAFDSLLAKVIVHSPGGNWTDVVHKASRTLREFRIGGVATNIPFLAAILAHPDFVENRVSTGFIEAHVADLVGDAKATAETALIESGEAADDGAPMTEAAAGGPGPEGSEPVPAPLQGTIVAVHVSEGDLVRPGQQIAVLESMKMEHLVTAPHGGRVTKVAAEAGMTLMQDEAILYLEPAEIDAHDVAEEEDVDLDHIRPDLAELIERHAITLDENRPASVERRRKTNQRTARENIAQLVDEGSFVEYGSLAIAAQRRRRAVDDLIRNTPADGLISGVATMNADKFGADAARCMVISYDYTVLAGTQGHMNHKKIDRMLGLAEQWRMPLVFYAEGGGGRPGDTDRLGMTGLDGPSFVQFAKLSGLVPVIGVVSGYCFAGNAAMLGCCDVIIATMNASIGMGGPAMIEGGGLGVYHPAEVGPVSFQSPNGVIDILAEDEAEATAAAQKYLSYFQGAVAEWKAADQRLLRRAIPENRLRVYDIRNVIDLLADEDSILEIRRDFGIGMITAFIRIEGKPFGLIANNPKHLGGAIDAPAGDKAARFMQLCDAFDIPIISLCDTPGFMVGPEAEKTAIVRHVARMFVTGASLTVPLFGIVLRKGYGLGAQSMIGGGFHASFFTVAWPTGEFGGMGLEGYVRLGFRKEMEAIEDPVEREEYYRAKVDELYANGKAVSIASVLEIDEVIDPADTRQWIMAGLRSVPKPEPRATKKRPCIDAW from the coding sequence ATGTCTTTCCATAAACTGCTGATCGCCAACCGCGGCGAGATCGCCATCCGCATCGCCCGCGCGGCTGGAGACGCCGGCCTTGCCACTGTCGCGATCCATTCCGCCGACGATGCGCAGTCGCTGCATGTCCGCGCCGCCGATGCGGCCTGCGAAATCCCCGGGCGCGGCGCGCGGGCCTATCTCGATATCGAGGCGGTGATATCGGCCGCCAAGGCGACCGGATGCGAGGCCGTGCATCCGGGCTATGGCTTCCTCAGCGAGAATGCCACGCTCGCCCGGCGCTGCATCGAGGAGAGCATCGTCTTCGTCGGGCCGTCGCCGGAAGCGCTCGACCTGTTCGGCGACAAGGCGCAGGCCAAGGCGCTGGCAAGAAAATGCGGCGTGCCTGTTATCGAGGGCACCAGCGGACCGACCAGCCTGGACGAGGCAAGGGCCTTCCTGGAATCCTTGGGAGCCGGTGGCGCCATCATGATCAAGGCGATCGCCGGCGGCGGTGGCCGCGGCATGCGCACCGTCGACGACGCCAGCAAGCTGGAGGAAGCTTATGCGCGCTGCCAGTCCGAGGCGATGGCCGCCTTCGGCAGCGACGGCGTCTATGTCGAGCGTCTGATCCGCAACGCCCGCGACATCGAGGTGCAGATCATCTGCGACCATTTTGGCGCGATCAGCCATTTGTGGGAGCGCGAATGCACCATCCAGCGCCGTAACCAGAAGCTCATCGAGGTCGCGCCAAGCCCGTCGCTGAACGACGCCTTGCGCGGGCGCATCATCGACGCCGCCAAGGAACTCGCCGCCGCCGCCAACTACGACAATCTCGGCACCTTCGAATTCCTCGTCGATAACGACGCCAGAACAAGCGACCAGGCGTTCGCCTTCATCGAGGCCAATCCGCGGCTTCAGGTCGAGCATACCGTCACCGAGGAGGTGCTCGGCCTCGATCTCGTGCAGTCGCAGCTCGCGGTCGCGGCCGGCGCCACGCTCGGTTCGCTCGGTCTGGCGCAGGCCTATATCCCAAAGCCACGCGGCTTTGCGATACAGCTCCGCGTCAACATGGAGGTGATGGACGAAACCGGCGGGACCCGGCCGACCGGCGGGACGCTGGCGATGTTCGACCTGCCGTCCGGCCCCGGCGTTCGCGTCGATACATTTGGTTACTCCGGCTATCGCACCAGCACCGCCTTCGACTCGCTGCTCGCCAAGGTCATCGTGCATTCGCCGGGCGGTAACTGGACCGACGTTGTGCACAAGGCGTCGCGCACGCTGCGCGAGTTCCGGATCGGCGGCGTCGCCACCAACATCCCCTTCCTGGCGGCGATTTTGGCGCATCCGGATTTTGTCGAGAACCGCGTCAGCACCGGCTTCATCGAGGCCCATGTCGCCGATCTCGTCGGCGACGCCAAGGCGACCGCCGAGACGGCGCTGATCGAATCCGGCGAGGCGGCCGACGACGGCGCACCCATGACGGAAGCCGCGGCTGGCGGACCGGGGCCGGAAGGTTCGGAGCCGGTTCCTGCGCCGCTGCAAGGCACGATCGTGGCGGTTCACGTTAGCGAAGGGGACCTCGTCCGCCCCGGCCAGCAGATCGCCGTGCTCGAATCCATGAAGATGGAGCATCTGGTGACCGCGCCGCATGGCGGCCGGGTGACGAAGGTCGCCGCGGAAGCCGGCATGACGCTGATGCAGGACGAGGCGATCCTCTATCTGGAGCCTGCCGAGATCGACGCCCATGATGTGGCCGAGGAGGAGGACGTCGATCTCGATCACATCCGTCCCGATCTCGCCGAACTGATCGAGCGCCACGCCATCACGCTGGATGAAAACCGCCCGGCCTCGGTCGAGCGCCGCCGCAAGACCAACCAGCGTACGGCGCGGGAAAACATCGCCCAGCTCGTCGATGAGGGCTCCTTCGTCGAATACGGCTCACTCGCCATCGCCGCGCAGCGCCGGCGGCGCGCGGTCGACGACCTCATCCGCAACACGCCGGCCGACGGCCTGATCTCCGGCGTCGCCACCATGAACGCGGATAAATTCGGCGCGGATGCCGCCCGCTGCATGGTCATTTCCTACGACTACACCGTGCTGGCCGGCACCCAGGGCCACATGAACCACAAGAAGATCGACCGCATGCTGGGCCTTGCCGAGCAATGGCGGATGCCGCTGGTGTTTTACGCCGAGGGCGGTGGCGGCCGGCCCGGCGACACCGACCGGCTCGGCATGACCGGGCTCGACGGGCCGTCCTTCGTTCAGTTCGCCAAGCTGTCGGGTCTCGTGCCGGTCATCGGCGTTGTCTCCGGCTATTGCTTTGCCGGCAATGCCGCGATGCTCGGCTGCTGCGACGTCATCATCGCCACGATGAACGCCTCGATCGGCATGGGGGGACCTGCGATGATCGAGGGCGGTGGCCTCGGCGTCTACCATCCGGCCGAAGTCGGGCCGGTGTCGTTCCAGTCGCCGAACGGCGTCATCGACATTCTGGCTGAGGACGAAGCCGAAGCGACCGCTGCTGCGCAAAAATATCTGTCGTACTTCCAGGGTGCGGTCGCGGAATGGAAGGCGGCCGACCAGCGTCTGCTGCGGCGGGCGATCCCGGAAAACCGCCTGCGGGTTTACGACATCCGCAACGTCATCGATCTTCTCGCCGACGAAGACTCGATCCTGGAAATCCGCCGGGATTTTGGGATCGGCATGATCACCGCCTTCATCCGCATCGAAGGAAAGCCGTTCGGCCTGATCGCCAACAATCCAAAGCACCTCGGCGGCGCGATCGACGCGCCGGCCGGCGACAAGGCCGCGCGCTTCATGCAGCTCTGCGACGCCTTCGACATTCCCATTATCTCCCTGTGCGATACGCCAGGCTTCATGGTCGGCCCTGAAGCCGAAAAGACCGCGATCGTGCGCCATGTCGCGCGCATGTTCGTGACCGGCGCGAGCCTCACCGTGCCGCTGTTCGGCATCGTGCTGCGCAAGGGCTACGGCTTGGGCGCGCAATCCATGATCGGCGGCGGCTTCCACGCCTCGTTTTTCACGGTAGCCTGGCCGACGGGCGAGTTCGGCGGCATGGGGCTGGAGGGCTACGTCCGGCTCGGCTTCCGCAAGGAGATGGAAGCGATCGAGGACCCGGTCGAGCGCGAGGAGTACTACCGGGCCAAGGTTGACGAGCTCTACGCCAACGGCAAGGCGGTCTCGATCGCCTCCGTGCTGGAGATCGACGAGGTGATCGATCCCGCCGACACGCGCCAGTGGATCATGGCCGGCCTGCGCTCGGTACCGAAGCCGGAGCCGCGCGCGACGAAGAAGCGGCCGTGCATTGATGCGTGGTAG